A window of the Diabrotica undecimpunctata isolate CICGRU chromosome 1, icDiaUnde3, whole genome shotgun sequence genome harbors these coding sequences:
- the LOC140432100 gene encoding uncharacterized protein, which produces MGPSVVGRTKIDLCPVCGKPYREERMVECTECKKWCCFECVNVQDDSEVIGDDSWKCPLCIDAATKKSHPQGSKIKKSCSATSLKSSSSTSSKTKMKLQLLQEERDLLRQERELTKESRRIIEEDECSNASQDIDEEEIIETNPLVNKFLSLNIDKPVIDNIAPLTPTLGKPLPTYNDKSSGILYKRRDPGDLPIFNGNPYDWPVFISSFERFTELCQVDNHENILRLQKCLKGPARVSVSSFLILPQCVPQIIATLKVLFGRPEQIIEAHINSIRRLPPPKPEKLETLVEFALAVKNLCVLLEASNLKDYLNNPTLMHELLEKLPSQIKVNWAIYRSAFQKFQGLRELADWLYNLATNVCSALPTLALNDQSNKKRQFNNNVHANIHEPNASSETHNCKLCNQRDCKKIAGCSEFQRYSLSQRWEAVKALNLCRLSLKKHRFPCKYPVKCNKEECQKKHHPLLHEFSEKVSNKSTKLIKKESGMQTVESHLLSADEESNAHQGTRFRILPVVLRNGRREVTTFAFLDEGSSVTLLEESIAKKLNIMGIPEQLCLKWTGNQQRLEDASEKVFFSIAGDYNGAKEFDHRPVRTVRKLGLPKQTLDAKAIKESFPYLKNLPFKSYKNAVPQILIGLDNWDLALPLRVKEGLELQPIAAKSRLGWTILDDVEINYSYHICECSSESITNQELFNSVKDFFSVESLGVQNIKPSVSKELDRAIRIQESTLVQIGNQYKIGLFWKYDNLKLPNSKPMAIQRLECIERKIKKNPELGTKIN; this is translated from the coding sequence ATGGGTCCATCAGTTGTTGGGCGAACCAAAATTGATCTATGTCCTGTGTGCGGCAAACCATATCGTGAAGAACGGATGGTAGAATGTACAGAATGTAAAAAATGGTGCTGTTTTGAATGCGTAAATGTACAGGATGATTCCGAAGTAATTGGTGATGACAGCTGGAAGTGCCCTCTTTGTATAGACGCAGCCACTAAGAAGTCTCACCCACAAGGTTCCAAAATCAAGAAATCTTGTTCTGCAACCTCCTTAAAAAGCTCCTCATCAACAAGcagcaaaacaaaaatgaagCTTCAACTTCTGCAGGAAGAACGAGATCTATTACGTCAAGAACGCGAGTTAACCAAGGAGTCTAGGAGAATTATAGAAGAAGATGAGTGCTCGAATGCTAGTCAAGACATCGATGAAGAAGAAATAATTGAAACTAACCCTTTGGTCAATAAATTCCTTTCTCTAAATATAGATAAGCCCGTTATCGACAATATTGCCCCTTTAACACCAACACTTGGTAAGCCTCTGCCAACTTATAACGATAAAAGTTCAGGTATATTATATAAAAGAAGGGATCCTGGAGATCTCCCTATTTTTAATGGTAATCCATATGACTGGCCCGTTTTTATTAGTAGTTTTGAAAGATTTACTGAGCTATGTCAAGTAGATAATCATGAGAATATATTAAgattacaaaaatgtttaaaaggtCCAGCAAGAGTCAgtgtttcaagttttttaatattacctCAATGTGTGCCCCAAATTATAGCTACATTAAAAGTTCTTTTTGGAAGACCTGAGCAAATTATTGAAGCTCATATAAATTCTATTCGTAGATTACCACCTCCTAAACCGGAAAAACTTGAAACTCTGGTAGAATTTGCTTTAGCAGTTAAAAATTTATGTGTTTTATTGGAAGCATCTAATTTAAAAGACTATCTTAATAACCCTACCCTTATGCATGAACTATTAGAGAAACTACCTTCACAAATTAAAGTTAATTGGGCGATATATCGCAGTGCTTTTCAAAAATTTCAGGGATTAAGGGAACTTGCTGATTGGTTGTATAATCTGGCAACAAATGTTTGTTCTGCTCTACCTACACTAGCCCTTAATGaccaaagtaataaaaaaaggcaatttaataataatgtgcATGCTAATATACATGAACCAAATGCCTCCAGTGAAACACATAATTGTAAACTGTGTAATCAGAGAGATTGTAAAAAGATTGCAGGTTGTTCAGAATTTCAGAGATATTCATTATCTCAAAGATGGGAGGCTGTTAAAGCCTTAAATTTATGTAGGCTTAGCTTAAAGAAACACAGATTTCCCTGTAAGTATCCTGTAAAATGCAACAAAGAAGAATGCCAAAAGAAACATCATCCTCTTCTTCATGAATTTTCAGAAAAAGTATCCAATAAAAGTACAAAGCTTATCAAAAAGGAAAGCGGTATGCAAACAGTAGAATCACACCTCTTATCTGCAGATGAAGAAAGTAATGCACATCAAGGAACACGCTTTCGAATACTTCCCGTTGTTTTAAGAAATGGAAGGAGGGAGGTCACTACATTTGCCTTTCTAGATGAAGGGTCTTCCGTTACTTTGTTAGAAGAAAGTATTGCTAAAAAGCTAAATATAATGGGAATCCCAGAACAACTTTGCTTAAAATGGACAGGAAATCAACAACGCTTAGAAGATGCGTcagaaaaagtatttttttctaTTGCTGGTGATTATAATGGGGCCAAAGAATTTGACCACCGACCAGTCAGAACGGTAAGAAAATTAGGCCTTCCAAAACAAACTCTCGATGCAAAGGCAATTAAAGAAAGCTTTCCCTATCTAAAAAACTTGCCTTTCAAATCATATAAGAACGCTGTTCCTCAGATCTTGATAGGCTTAGATAACTGGGACTTGGCGTTACCACTTCGAGTGAAGGAAGGTCTAGAACTTCAACCGATAGCTGCAAAGTCCAGGTTAGGTTGGACCATTTTGGACGATGTGGAAATAAACTACTCGTACCACATTTGCGAATGTAGTTCTGAAAGCATTACTAACCAAGAACTCTTTAATAGTGTAAAAGATTTCTTTTCAGTTGAAAGCCTTGGAGTTCAAAATATTAAACCGTCTGTTTCCAAAGAATTAGATAGGGCTATTCGTATACAAGAAAGTACCCTAGTTCAAATTGGTAACCAATATAAAATTGGATTATTCTGGAAATACGACAACTTGAAACTCCCTAATAGTAAACCCATGGCTATTCAAAGACTGGAGTGTATAGagagaaaaattaagaaaaatccaGAACTAGGTACCAAAATTAATTAA
- the LOC140432174 gene encoding uncharacterized protein — translation MFLRVGIIEEDQHAQRFLWRNGSSDNPLEVYVMTVMTFGATCSPSYAQFVKNTNAKKFSVEYPSAVDSIVKNHYVDDLLESIDTEDEAIQLAKEIALIHASGNFEIRNWRSNSEKLIKIMNTNHGYNEEVNLDIGNNKSMKRF, via the coding sequence ATGTTTCTTCGTGTAGGTATAATAGAAGAAGATCAACATGCACAACGATTCTTGTGGCGCAATGGTAGCTCTGATAATCCTTTGGAAGTTTATGTCATGACTGTGATGACCTTCGGGGCTACCTGCTCACCAAGTTATGCACAGTTTGTTAAAAACACTAATGCGAAGAAATTTAGCGTAGAATATCCTAGCGCTGTTGATTCCATAGTAAAGAATCATTATGTCGATGATCTCTTAGAATCAATAGACACTGAGGATGAAGCCATCCAATTAGCAAAAGAAATTGCCTTAATTCACGCCAGCGGAAATTTTGAAATAAGAAACTGGAGATCAAActctgaaaaattaataaaaatcatgaaCACCAACCACGGATATAACGAGGAAGTCAACCTAGATATAGGAAACAATAAGAGCATGAAAAGGTTCTAG